GGCCGCCTCGAGGCCTGGCTGGAGCACGGCAGCTCCGACATGCTCTCGCACCGATTCGAGCTCCTTCCCAACACCACCACCGCGACCACGGGCACTGTGGCCAACTCCTCCATTAGCATTAAAAACGGGGGCAAATTCACCATAGACTTGACCAACAGCGTGTCCCCGATGAGCAGCCCGAGCAGCAGCATGGATTTAGGGGGCGGGTCGTGGTCCGGGTCGGGATCGGGTTCGGACTTTGTAGGATTGGGGCTGTGGCCAAATTCGGTGCCCGGTGGGTTCGTGATGTCCTCGACCATGCAAGGGGTGAACAAGGCGAGCAAGCCGCAGGTGGAGGTGGGGGTTCAGCACGTGACGTGCACTGAGGACGCGGCGGCCTTCGTGGCCTTGGCGGCGGCCATCGACCTGAGCATGGATGCTTGCAAATTGTTCTCCCGGAAGCTGAGGACAGAGCTGAGGCAGCAGAGTCAGGAGTGCGCCATCTGATGCAATAACCCGTCGAATCTACTCAGGtcgaaatctcgactcgggaTGGATGGAGCGCCCCGGGGTCACGGCCGTGTCGTTTTTTACAATCAAGTCTCACGTGGACCTCTCATGATGCGACGATTGTCGTGGGAGCGGATGATCCGTGACGCGGGCATTTGATTTTCTGTTCTTTAATTTTCCTCACCATGATTCTTTtgattaagttttgtttttgggtCGTTGGAGGATTAGGAAGTGTACATAGGAGGAGGGTGAGTAGGGGCGATcattaacttttgtttttttgttgctgttttcttttgatgtacatCTCGTGAGCTGTGATCACTACTGGAATTTGAATTGGCTTTTGATGTTTCATTGGTTGGATTTTTGACGTACTGTTGCGTTGGGTTTATTTTATGTTGTCCCTGTGCCTTGGCAGTAAGTAGTTGTTGTTCATAGGGATGGATGATGATGTCCTAGAATCCAATGCTTAGCTCTGCTGGAAATTTCAGGACTGTTGAATCACATGATGATTGATGGCAGCGGCAGATAGGACAAGGCAAGAACCAGGAATCCTAAGCCCTCTCCTGAAATCTAGCTCCTCCATTTTTTTACTACTCTAATAAACTAcacaagttaaaaaaaagaaaaaaaaaaactacaaaagttttggccccaaatttttttaaaaagatcaTTCCTCCTTATTTTATGTCACGAGCGTGGGTTACTTTTCACTCATTTGCGCCGTTATAAAACATTAAAAACGAAATGGAACTCTCTTTTCGCCACTTTGCGAGTTCAATAGCTACAAATAATATGAGTGTTGCATTGTTAAGGGCTGATGGAAACTCAAACAACGACACATGACACACTTTTTCcttaatataacaaaaagaagaagacactTTTTCCCCACTTCCCACTCTCTTAGCTTATGAGTCCATGAAAAGTAGGCCatcagaaagagaaaatgaacatagattgccaaaggaaagaagaggtCGTGTCGCATTGAGAATACCGTATGGTCCCTAGAgttttgttttgtgttttgaAGTGATCCTCTGCTTAGTTAATTCTGTCATGGCATTGCCAAAGTTGCAAATATGTTGGAATATCACCCaagtcatttttctcttttctcttgaagGAGTCTAAGAATTCTGCATATCTAATGCGACAAATATAAGGAAGCTGTGGAGCAATTATATTACAATGCAGTGATGATGAATCTACAGCTAGACTAAAGTCGATGTTGATGTCCTTGTACCGACAGGTCCGATGTACAATGAAAAAGATGTGTCTGGATGCAACCCTTTCATTGCCTAAATTGCGGGCGGTTACTTTTCACGTGAAGCAACAATTGCaacaatatattttttcctccattttttgtTGGGGcgaaatttcttttcataataatttataggGTCATAAGTTACGGTCATCACCCATATTGGGTTTGCGGATCATCTGTTATCAACAACCTTCCCATTGTCTATTTGCGTCATGCTCTCTAATTGTTAAATCGACTTATATTTCTCCACCTAAAACCCAactagtctctctctctctctctctctctctctctctctcccccactcATTTACCTATGGCTAGGCAGCCGAATTTGCTCACCTGCATCCATCGTTGCATTGGCGCCACCACCACACCGGTCAGCACCTACCTCCACGTTCGTGGCCACACAAGCTCGCGGCTCCAACTCTCTCCCTTGACCAACAAAGTCCCTTGGGATCCTGTTTCCTTCACTCCAGTTTTTTTTCACCCCACCCCGGATCTTGGCAACAGATCTTGGCGAGGCCTTGTCGAGATTATGAGATTTTGCAAAACCATTGTCAAGCATGGTAAATGTTTGaattattagatgaatgcgcgatttaatataaaatattttaatggaaATCATACAAGATCCTTTGTCGATGGCCGAATCCTGGAAGGGCCTTTCAAATCTTGTCGCTATTGATGAGTAGCTCGTCAAGAGTGACACTCGTCGATAGCGACAAGGTGGAGCTTGGTGTGCTATGTCAAGCTTTGTTGCAACCATAGGGCGATGACTCggtgacgtgagagagacaaGAGATAGAGGGGGAGAGCACAAGTCTAGGCTACATTTGTGACTTGTAACCTATTAATTAGAGATACTGTTGAGGAAATTCTTTCCAGTTAGGACAGAATAGAATATAGCCATTgtcttatttcttttatttatttccagAAACAAAGGAATGAAATttggctccgttcgtttcgcaaaataatttccggaaaaacgTTTTTCCGAATTTTCTAAAGATTCGtttaataataaatgaattccttagaaaaaacattttccatgaaaggaaaagagTCTTCTAAATTAGAGGAAACtgttttccattttgaaaaatagaaaacattttcctcacctgatctctcttatcttatACCTCTATAAATCCTCACTTTCtcctcccatttcttcttcttcttcttttctttttttattcgaattattttttaattttccttttcttttttaattagaattattttttatttcaattttcttttctttttattttctttgtttcccatcttcttctttcttgactaGTCGTCGGCCATTGCTAggcgaacctcgagctcgtcAATCTCTAACTCGTGCTCGTCGATCGGCAAACCTCGAGCTCGTTGATCTCAAGCTCGCGTTTGTCGATccgcgagcctcgagctcgacACTTGCTCTCGCCAATCTAGTGAACAACAAGCCTCGTGCTCGTCGACTAGCGAGCTCGTCAATCTCAAGCTTGACGACGAGCATGAGGCTCGCCAATGGCCGGTCGCGGATTGCCGTGGCCAACGAtcggccaagaaagaaggagatggaaaacaaagaaaaaagaaaagaaaaagaaaaaagaaaaattaataatagattttaaaaattaaaaataattaaacattgatttttaaaaatatgaaaaatctattttaaaaagtaaaataaatgaaaaatagtatatggaggaaaatattttccttaccgaacagTGAAAAATgtattttacttcatttttaagtttcatctgaacatcggaaaataattatattttcctgaaaaatgactttttggaaaatattttctaaaacatcACATTTACCgcaaaacgaacggagcctCAGTGttaagatattttcttttatcattgtCCTAATATTGGGCCAAAGCGATACACTGGGCCGGGCCCAAAAcggaattttcttttctgtggTCGACTCCACcgttctttgttcttcttccgcCTCCTCTCCGACGCAGGAAGCACCGACTGCTCAGCACAACGCAGGTAGCATCTCTGCCTTTCGCTGCTTCTTCTTCTAGTTCGTATTTTGAATTCTAATTCTAGTCCTCTCTCTAGTTTTCTAGCGCAAAGGGTTCCGATAACTTTGATCAAGTTTGGGTATTTAGCATCGTTTAGTGCTTTCTTCGGAATTTCGGTTTGGTAATTTGTTCACGAGTCTTGGAATGGTGTCCATCTTGATTGCCAGATTGCTGCTTTTTcaataaaagggaaaagggtTTGGGTTTTTCACATGAAAAAATTGAGTCTTGAGGGGTTGAAGGGAGGATTGAGGATTATATGCTTGGGGGGAAAAAGGAGTGGATGAGAAGACAGGAATTTTGAGGGCTTTGTGTCACTAATGGCATCATGGTATCCATTGTTGAGCAAGCAGTGAGCTCTCTTTGCTTGCACCTCTTCTTTCATAGTGAGGAGGGAACGAAGCTGGAAAATTGCTGCTCCTTTGAACCTCACAGTGGTCTGCCTAAGAACCCCAATTCAATATAGTAAGCCAAGTACGGATAATGGAAGAGTTgctggatggattgaatttgcAGCTGGGATTGTTATTGGTTGGAATGAGTTTTATCTGGGTGGTTTGTTAGTCTGTCCTCAGTTCAACATGATTTGACATCGATATACAGCTAGGACAGAACATGTTTAATTCTTGCTGCAAATTGTTTATGATGATCTTATAAGAATATCAAATGCTATGTTCTTCATCTGATTATGATTTAGTTCTGTTCTTCATTCAGTGACAGCTTCAATCCTTCAACTTTGCTATTGCTATAGTATTTTGGCTTAGCAATAGAGATGGAGACCACGAGCAAAGAACTTCTGAAACTAGAGAAAAAGGGTTCCTCTACCTCATCTATGGGTATTGATTTTACCTCTAGTTTTGATGTTTGGGTTGTAAGAATGGCTCTGTTTGCCCGATTTGTGCGCGTGGTCGCCATAATGTGATTTTATATTATGTGCTTTAACATGCAGAGTCCACACTGGCTATCTGTAAAAAGAAGGATTCACACTCTCAAAGAAGGCGACAGCATCTCAGCGGCAAGCCATTAACAAGTTCAGCTCCTACAAGCCAAGGTTGCGAATTCATCATTCATTCTTTTCGATCGGAATAACGTCTTTTGACAACTATAAGgtgttttatgttttttttttcggttcaCGTATAAGGTGTTTTATGTTCACCTCATAATTCATGAAAATGGCTGTTTAGACGAATTAATTTCCTGAAAACTATGAAACAATGAGCTGATTAGATACAGTTTTGTGGTGTGTACCACCACTTACCATAGtctcaaaaaattattcttttgtttccaaAAAGAGTCAATTCCCTTGCCTGTTTGGCTTTGCTGCAGTTCTTGGAAAAGTGAAGGATTTTCTGGGGGTTATATCCGAAGCTAATAACAAATTGCAAGTCAATGCAAAGGTTTGGAAAATCATCTTGCTGCTCCTGTGACATTGTCTTTCTTGCATTGATACGACTTGTTATGACCTATCATGGGCAACTCTTGGTTTATGTAGGACAATCCTCAAAGCTATGACATTGAAGTTCTCGACGGGAATGAATCAGAAATTATAGAAATGGTAAATATTTGCTGCTATTTGGTCTACCCTGGTATAGTTTTGAATGATGGAACCATCGGTTGACACTTGTGAAACAGGACTTAATGTTGGGGATCGCTGATCTCCACACCCCTGAAGCAGTAGCAGCTGCAGAATCCGCAGCTGCGAGTTGTTATCCTCTGAATCCATTAGTTTCTAGCACTGGCGAAACAGATTCAGAAGATACTacagacgacgacgacgatgaccAAAATGACAATGAGAACAGTGATGATGATCAAGCGGGAGTTCCAACGAAGCACGCGAGGTCCGAGTCTGGTGAAGAGGATTCGTATGGAGGGATTGGAAACAAACCGTCGAAAAAGAAACCGAAAAAGCGTACCAAGATTACTGAGTTATGATGATTTGTACTTTGTTGTGTGACTTTCTTTATGATAACGAGAGAAATGCAAGTTCTTGGGAGGAAGCAGTCGTCTAGTGACAACAAGCTTATGATATGTATGTTTCAAACAGCGAGTAATTTCAGTTGGTGCGGTTTTGTAGAATCATATGAATCATACGAGTTTTATTCAGGACTTAATATAGACTGCTCAATATGGCCGCTCGCCTTCATAATTGCCGGGAGGATCATAGCTGCATATCACGAACCACCACCCGTCATCGCACTTCACTCGAGCGCATCCTAGATGAACCGAGTCGCGCCACACGACTTGAGTGTAGTGCCGGCACTCGCCTACCACGCACGAGTTCGAGCTGTAGTCGTAGTCGTCCTCCTCTCCCACCCACATCTTCACCGAGTCCCTGCCGCTCAGGACGCCATAGCCCTTGGCCAGGTTCTCGCCGTAGGGCCCTCCAGAGTGCTCGAGGTTGCAGTCGCCTCTCCGCTCCTCGGCGTACTTCCGAGCGTAAGCCGCAACCGTACGGTTCCAAGTGATCGGGCTGACCCCGACTTCAGCACGGGCGGCATTGTGCTCGTCGACGAAGTCTTGATGAGAGTTTTGCGCCACCGAGATGCCAGCGAGGGCGCAGATTAGGCCGATGATGTATACGAATATGGCCAGAGAAGAAGGTACGAGCAATTTCATGTTTGGAGCATCAAGCGAGGCGACCATAGACGGATCTTGGTGCAATGCAATGTATGAATGATAACTTTGTATGGTTGTAAGGAGCATTTATTGGAGTAATAACGGAGGAATCAAAAGACATTTAAGTATTTATTGAAAGTGACGGCgttacaaatttttaatttattcatgaaGTTTAGCATTGAAACAGCGAAATTAAGGTTCACGGGCACGCCTTGACGGGCTCCATCCATCCCCTCGATCTTACTCTTTCCGTAAATCAACAACAAATAATCGAAACTACGATCCGCATCATgaaataaagaaggaaatcaTGGATCCCTACTTGATTTGGTAAGAAGAGACATCGCTTGCCCCAGGCGGTTCGGCCCGGTGACGGTCAATTTGTGCCGGACGTCCTTGCCGGTATCGTGTCACATAAATTTACTTATGCTTGGTAATTTCGTAatgtaaaattagaaaaatttaaagctTGGAACTTTGGAAAGGGCCATAAAGAAACATACACAACCGAGCAAATGTCATAATCTCGGTGCAATAGTGGAGTCATGTGACACCCATCGTTATCATGGGAAGAAAAATTGCCATGCTATGCACGTATTATTCACAACGTACAAAATTGCAACTTCCGGAGCATacgctaaaaagaaaaagaaaaagatagaattCAAAATTGGGAAGTGAAAGGAATTATTCATCAGCCACGTGCATAAGCCGTCCAAAATCTCAGACGTTGCCACGATCACGACTCCTCACGGActcagattttttctttttttagacgGTTCACGGACTTAGATTGTGCACTAGACTTttggaaagggaaagaaagaaagctttCGAAAGGGCTGTACCAAGAACTTCTAAATAAGTTCCAAGAAATACAAGGCTCATTGGCCCAAGCAATGGTTAGAATATTATGTAGGTAGGTTCAGTCTATGGTATTAGAGTTGATTAGCGAGCCACACCCTAATAGCTCCGCGATAAAGCAGTCGGTGCATACTTAACTGACTAGTGGTAGATTGAATCAATGGATTGTGACAAGTCTTTACTACTAGCAATGACTTCCTTTTTCATTACTGCATCCTTTCTATATCCCTCTCCCTTATTCTCAGTTACTCATCAAATGGCACTTAGATCATATCTTTAAGTTCTGACAATGACCGGTTACAGTTAAGGCTATGGCTGTGATCAATTTTCGTAGCATTGACTGAGTTTCCGTTCATATGGTTATAACCCTTGTTAGAATCAACCTAACTTAAGAAGGCAACCAAATATTGCAGGGCGTGAGTTACTCCCTTATAATTCCACAATTATCTCTCGTTATTAAAGGATGACAATTAGGATCTATTTTACGCCACAAATTgataggaaaaaaagaggaatttaGGCCACAATTAGAATTTCACATGAAATGTTCATAGAAAAAGGTCTCATGCATTTGGTCATTAAAagaattggaattttttattttattttatcatagtttgtattttgcatgaaagaaaatttcaggGACTAAAATTTTGCATGTTGGATTCTCCATATAGAATGATCCttggatatttttctttttcgttttttttggtcataattaaCAAGATTAAAATGCTCTATTGTTCTCATGGGCTTTGCAGGACTAAAAGAATTAGACCTATTTGTTGTTGGCTCCGTTGCACACTTTGAAGAGGGGGCCCATGTTTCTCGACGAGCCCATCTTGTGTCCACATTAATAATTGCCGGTGCCAGTGCCAGTGCCGTTGCTCGGTAGATATGGCCATTGACGAAATTACATTCTGTGATGCTGATTTGGTTATACTTCAACTAGAATGATGTGCACGCTTGTCGTGTCAATGCAAGAAATTGACAATCAAAAGATTCTGTCGATGCATATGAATTATTTGTCATTAATATATCCCAAGCCTCGGCGAGGATGGTTGGTAGCTAGATTTGGCCTCACCAACGGCCCTTCATTGATGATTCGTCACGTGAAGTAGGGacatttccaaaattttgaaagttCAACAAGGATAAAGTTGATTGAAAAAATTGTATTTGCAGTTACATTTGGcaattaggataaaatttatgatATGATACGTTTGATGCCcgttcaaaacaaaataaagtcaGATATATGCTCCATTTGGGAACTGCTTTCCAAGGGGTTTTGGGGGTTAAAGGCCTTTGATCCAAAATGAAGTGTTTGGGAAATGCTTTCCAATGAGCATTAAGGAAAAATTGGCATTTGCAAGATTGAAAACCCAAGACAGGTCCTAGATTGtcttgagctttcagcattctcAGAATGCCTCATGtccactattcatcttcttctccagcggCATGGTTGATCAGAGACAAGCTCAAGAGGTCGGCGAGGTCACGGCTGAGGTCGGTGAGGTCGTGGCGATCGTCACCGGCCAATCGCGCGACCCCGGCAAGTCG
Above is a window of Eucalyptus grandis isolate ANBG69807.140 chromosome 9, ASM1654582v1, whole genome shotgun sequence DNA encoding:
- the LOC104419808 gene encoding pathogenesis-related protein PR-1 type, whose amino-acid sequence is MVASLDAPNMKLLVPSSLAIFVYIIGLICALAGISVAQNSHQDFVDEHNAARAEVGVSPITWNRTVAAYARKYAEERRGDCNLEHSGGPYGENLAKGYGVLSGRDSVKMWVGEEDDYDYSSNSCVVGECRHYTQVVWRDSVHLGCARVKCDDGWWFVICSYDPPGNYEGERPY
- the LOC104419809 gene encoding chitin biosynthesis protein CHS5 — encoded protein: METTSKELLKLEKKGSSTSSMESTLAICKKKDSHSQRRRQHLSGKPLTSSAPTSQVLGKVKDFLGVISEANNKLQVNAKDNPQSYDIEVLDGNESEIIEMDLMLGIADLHTPEAVAAAESAAASCYPLNPLVSSTGETDSEDTTDDDDDDQNDNENSDDDQAGVPTKHARSESGEEDSYGGIGNKPSKKKPKKRTKITEL